The Halosimplex litoreum genome has a window encoding:
- a CDS encoding phosphate uptake regulator PhoU, translating into METRKVQVTGGSTYTVSLPKDWATENDVSAGSVVEFHSEEDILLLSPKSEEEREKGSIEIDGLEGDRLTRAVMTMYVSGFDVINFEAPRVTAGQRRTIREATQGLVGLEVIEETGERVVLQDLLDSSELSVHNAITRMRLVSLTMLSDAVTALLEDDDELAHDVIERDDDVDRLWYMVSRVFRTVLRNPAAATEIGFPRETVFDYQSSARQLERIADHATKIASIALEIGPVNESVAEVLSDLQTAAVTVPETAMDALLEDDPDEAVSLATDARADLPDIDERARDVDDVIRDLDDPELAQSLGLVVDSLSRTADYGGNIAESALQKAAPSP; encoded by the coding sequence ATGGAGACGCGCAAGGTCCAGGTCACGGGCGGGTCCACGTACACGGTGTCTCTGCCGAAGGATTGGGCGACGGAGAACGACGTGAGCGCGGGGAGCGTCGTCGAGTTCCACTCCGAGGAGGACATCCTCCTGCTCTCGCCCAAGAGCGAGGAGGAACGGGAGAAGGGGTCGATCGAGATCGACGGACTCGAGGGCGATCGACTCACGCGCGCCGTCATGACGATGTACGTCAGCGGCTTCGACGTCATCAACTTCGAGGCGCCCCGCGTCACCGCGGGCCAGCGCCGCACCATCCGCGAGGCGACCCAGGGCCTGGTCGGCCTGGAGGTCATCGAGGAGACCGGCGAGCGGGTCGTCCTGCAGGATCTCCTCGACTCCTCGGAGCTGTCGGTTCACAACGCCATCACGCGGATGCGGCTGGTCTCGCTGACGATGCTCTCGGACGCGGTGACCGCGCTGCTGGAGGACGACGACGAGCTCGCCCACGACGTGATCGAGCGCGACGACGACGTCGACCGCCTGTGGTACATGGTTTCCCGGGTGTTCCGCACGGTCCTGCGCAACCCGGCCGCCGCCACCGAGATCGGGTTTCCCCGCGAGACCGTCTTCGACTACCAGTCCAGCGCCCGCCAGCTGGAGCGGATCGCCGACCACGCGACGAAGATCGCCAGCATCGCCCTGGAGATCGGCCCGGTCAACGAGTCCGTCGCCGAGGTGCTGAGTGACCTCCAGACCGCGGCGGTCACCGTCCCCGAGACGGCGATGGACGCCCTGCTCGAGGACGACCCCGACGAGGCGGTCTCGCTCGCGACCGACGCGCGAGCCGACCTGCCGGATATCGACGAGCGCGCCCGCGACGTCGACGACGTGATCCGCGACCTCGACGACCCCGAACTCGCCCAGTCGCTCGGGCTCGTCGTCGACTCCCTCTCCCGCACCGCCGACTACGGCGGCAACATCGCCGAGAGCGCCCTCCAGAAAGCGGCACCCTCTCCCTGA
- a CDS encoding PstS family phosphate ABC transporter substrate-binding protein, whose protein sequence is MRDTPVTRRQLLAGAAGVAASLGGCISTSPTPPGQAAGGAGGGGGSSTELLKAGGSSTLFPMVQRAASYWASNYPPTDREYWGPGQYDIETDMRLADYWASKYGFEADGDVSPPFEVNVGLSHSGTGLEKLRDQQIDIGNASASASAEFPDESEEELSKFTEHVIAVDAQPIVVSTDIYDAGVTKLTAEQVRGIYTGETTEWSQIPSYDGPDKEIQAVGRAEGSGTDTAFRSNMLGDPNAPMDGVDARKGQNQQVKTTVSNSNNAIAYMALAFTDDSVPAVELEFDGTTYTPGENLSDASYPLARDLHCYTWEGTSEMEAAFLRMILSDFGQQNFVEVEGYSKLTAERQQAEFEKLPEPEA, encoded by the coding sequence ATGCGGGACACACCTGTAACCCGCCGACAACTGTTGGCGGGCGCGGCTGGCGTCGCCGCGTCGCTGGGTGGCTGTATCAGTACGAGTCCGACACCGCCGGGACAGGCCGCGGGCGGGGCCGGTGGCGGCGGCGGCTCGAGTACCGAACTGCTCAAGGCGGGCGGCTCGTCGACGCTGTTCCCGATGGTCCAGCGCGCCGCGTCGTACTGGGCGTCGAACTACCCGCCGACGGACCGGGAGTACTGGGGTCCCGGTCAGTACGACATCGAGACCGACATGCGCCTGGCCGACTACTGGGCGAGCAAGTACGGCTTCGAGGCCGACGGCGACGTGTCCCCGCCGTTCGAGGTCAACGTCGGGCTCAGCCACTCCGGGACCGGCCTGGAGAAGCTCCGCGACCAGCAGATCGACATCGGGAACGCGAGCGCGTCCGCGAGCGCGGAGTTCCCCGACGAGTCCGAGGAGGAGCTGTCGAAGTTCACCGAACACGTCATCGCCGTCGACGCCCAGCCCATCGTCGTGAGCACGGATATCTACGACGCGGGCGTGACGAAGCTCACCGCCGAGCAGGTTCGGGGGATCTACACCGGCGAGACAACCGAGTGGTCGCAGATCCCGAGTTACGACGGCCCCGACAAGGAGATCCAGGCCGTCGGGCGTGCCGAGGGGTCCGGGACCGACACCGCGTTTCGGTCGAACATGCTGGGCGACCCCAACGCTCCGATGGACGGCGTCGACGCGCGGAAGGGACAGAACCAGCAGGTCAAGACCACCGTCTCGAACTCCAACAACGCCATCGCGTACATGGCGCTGGCCTTCACCGACGACTCGGTCCCGGCAGTCGAGCTCGAGTTCGACGGAACGACCTACACGCCGGGCGAGAACCTCTCGGACGCCTCCTACCCGCTCGCGCGTGACCTCCACTGTTACACCTGGGAGGGGACCTCGGAGATGGAGGCCGCGTTCCTCCGGATGATCCTCAGCGACTTCGGCCAGCAGAACTTCGTCGAGGTCGAGGGGTACTCGAAGCTGACGGCCGAGCGCCAGCAGGCCGAGTTCGAGAAGCTGCCGGAGCCCGAAGCATGA